In one Suricata suricatta isolate VVHF042 chromosome 9, meerkat_22Aug2017_6uvM2_HiC, whole genome shotgun sequence genomic region, the following are encoded:
- the LOC115301078 gene encoding FYN-binding protein 1-like: MSRQQQDSTDPEEPYEPSKAQESTSKGQMCYSTTSIPPPPPSHPASQPPLPASHPTQPPVPSLPPRNIKPPLDIKSPVNEESQDGVLHSDGTGNLEEEQESEGETYEDIEATKEREQKREKEEKKRLELEKKEQKEREKKEQEIKKKFKLTGPIQVIHQAKACCDVKGGKNELSFKQGEQIEIIHITGNPEGKWLGRRARGSYGYIKTTAIEIDYDSLKLKKNSLSALSSRPIEDDQEVYNDVAEQDNINSHSQSGSGGMFPPPPDDDIYDGIEEEETDDGSILQVEEKSNSWSWGILKMLKGKDDKKKSIREKPKISESDNNEGSSFPAPPKQLDTGDEVYDDVDASDFPAPPAQLSQGAKAKTKEKDAKKLKKQEKEEKDFRKKFKYDGEIRVLYSTKVAPSLTSKKWGTRDLQMKPSESLEVIQSTDDMKVLCRNEEGKYGYVLRSSLVDNDGEIYDDIADGCIYDND; encoded by the exons ATGAGTAGGCAACAGCAAGACTCAACAGACCCTGAAGAGCCTTATGAGCCCTCGAAAGCCCAAGAAAG TACCAGCAAAGGCCAAATGTGTTACTCAACTACTTCCattccaccacctccaccatcccATCCAGCCAGCCAACCACCATTGCCAGCATCTCACCCAACACAACCGCCAGTCCCAAGTCTACCTCCCAGAAACATTAAACCTCCTTTAGATATAAAAAGCCCTGTAAATGAAGAAAGTCAAGATGGTGTCCTGCACTCTGATGGTACTGGAAATCTAGAGGAGGAAcaagagagtgaaggagaaacCTATGAAGACATAGAAGCAAccaaagaaagagagcaaaaaagagagaaggaagaaaagaagagattagaactggagaaaaaggaacagaaagagcgagaaaagaaagaacaagaaataaagaagaaatttaaactaACAGGCCCCATTCAAGTCATCCATCAAGCAAAAGCTTGCTGTGAtgtcaaaggaggaaagaatgaacTGAGCTTCAAGCAAGGAGAGCAAATTGAAATAATCCACATCACAGGCAACCCGGAAGGAAAATGGCTGGGCAGAAGAGCCAGGGGCTCGTATGGCTATATTAAAACAACTGCCATAGAAATTGACTATGACTCCCTGAAGCTGAAGAAAAACTCTCTCAGTGCTCTTTCATCAAGGCCAATTGAAGACGACCAGGAGGTATATAATGATGTTGCAGAGCAGGACAATATTAACAGCCACAGTCAGAGCGGAAGTGGAGGGATGTTCCCACCTCCCCCAGATGATGATATTTATGATGggattgaagaggaagaaactgaTGATGGCTCCATACTACAGGTTGAAGAGAAGAGCAATTCGTGGTCCTGGGGGATTTTGAAGATGTTAAAGGgaaaagatgacaaaaagaaaagtatacgAGAGAAACCTAAAATCTCTGAGTCAGACAATAATGAAGGTTCATCTTTTCCTGCTCCACCTAAACAATTGGACACGGGAGATGAAGTTTATGACGATGTGGATGCCTCTGACTTCCCTGCCCCGCCAGCACAGTTGAGTCAAGGAGCCAAGGCTAAGACCAAAGAGAAAGACGCCAAGAAGctaaaaaagcaggaaaaagaagagaaagacttcaggaaaaagtttaaatatgatgGTGAAATTAGAGTTTTATATTCCACCAAAGTTGCACCCTCCTTAACTTCTAAAAAATGGGGGACCAGAGATCTCCAGATGAAGCCCAGTGAATCTCTTGAAGTTATACAAAGCACAGACGATATGAAAGTTCTCTGCaggaatgaagaaggaaaatatggATATGTTCTCCGAAGTTCCTTGGTGGATAATGATGGAGAGATCTATGATGATATTGCTGATGGTTGCATCTATGACAATGACTAG